The following DNA comes from Candidatus Rokuibacteriota bacterium.
CTCGAGGAAGCGCACCAGCGTGGGATCCATCCTGTCGCGCCACGCGTCGATCTTGTCCGCGAGCGCCGCGAAGGTCTCCGCCGCCACCAGTGTCGAGAAGATCTCCTCCGGGTTCTCCCAGCCCGGGTTCACGGCTTCCACGTGGCAGCCGAGGCTCTCGAAGACCGCCGCCGCCGCCTGCGCGATCCGCCCGACTTCCGGGTCGATGGCGGCGTAACCGAGGTCGGGGCTCCACGCGACGCTGAGCCCGCGGACCGGCTCGTCGCACGCGGCGAGGTAGGAGCCGGGCGCCGCGGGCAGCGAGTGTCGATCGCGCTCGTCGGGGCCCGCGATCGCATCCAGCATCAGCGCCGCGTCCCGGACCGTGCGCGCCATGGGGCCCGTGTGGGAGAGCGTCTCCCAGCCCGGGAAGCCCGGGTGCTGCGGCACGCGGCCGAAGGAGGGCTTGAAGCCGTAGATCCCCGAGAACGCCGCGGGAATTCGGATCGAGCCGCCGCCGTCGGTTCCGAGCGCGAGCGGGCCCAGACCCGTGGCCACTGCCGCAGCCGCGCCACCGCTCGAACCGCCGGGCGTGCGATCCGGATTCCAGGGGTTCCGCGTGGCGCCGAAGAGCGGGTTCTCGGTGACGCCTTTGTGGCCAAACTCCGGCGTGTTGGTCTTCCCGAGGAGAACGGCACCCGCGCCCCTGAGCCGTTCCACTGCCACCGCGTCCTCCTCGGGGATGAAGTCCGCGTAGATCCGCGAGCCGCCCGTGGTCCTGACGCCGCGGGTAAAGACGAGGTCCTTGATCGAGACCGGCACGCCGCAGAGGAGCCCGACGGGCTCGCCCTTCATGATGGCGATCTCGGCCTCCTTCGCCGCCCTCCGGGCCAGCTCCGGGGTCGGCGTGCAGAAGGCGTTGAGCATCGGGTTGAGCCGCTCGATCCGCGCCAGGACCGCGTCAGTCACCTCGACCGGGGAGACCTTCCGGGAACGGATCAGGGCGACCAGCTCGGTGGCCGGAAGCCAGCAGATGTCGTCGCTCATGCCTCGGAGGGGGGCCAGGTACTCACGAAGTGGGTGCGCGCTCGAACGGGTGTGCGGTAACGCAAGGACGCCGCGTTCGACGCAGCACGTCTCATTGAGGGTTCCGGCGGGCGACGGCGAGGTCCACGTGGGTCGCGTTCGGACCCTCGATGGCGGTCGCGCGGCAGGCGTCGGACCCCTTGACGAACTCCTGGCTCATCCCGCGGAACCCCTGCGGGTTCACGAAGCGCGTGACCTCCTTGGCCGTCCACCCGTGCCTGACCAGCTCGTCCTGGACCGCCGCCAGCGCGGCATCGGGCACGAGCGAGGTCATGTAGACCAGCTTCGCCGCGGTGACCCGGGGAGTGCGGATGAGCGCCCACTGGTCGGAGTACGGGACAAAGGAAGCGGGGACCGGGATGTCGGGAAACGGCTCGACCGGGATTCCACCCCTGGACGCGCAGCCGGCGAGGGCGAAAACGAGGAGCGCCGAGCGAAAACCTTTCCTGAGCATGAACTGGCGCTATTGTATCATCTCTGCCGGTGGGACCTCTCATCCGCGACCGCGTCCTCGCCCGGCTCGATGACCCTGCCGTCGCCGCGCACGATCCCGAAACCGTGTCGGCGCTCCGCTCTGCATTGGCGAGCCGCCCGGACGCGGCCGGGCTCGTGAGCGTCGGGCCCCACGGCACCGTCACGTGCTGGGCCGAGGGCGTGCCGGGCGCGACGCCCCGCCGGCTCGTCGAGCTGGACCGTCACGGAAGGCTCTTGACCGTCGCGCGCTGGGACGCATCGGGGGCCCTGCGCCTGGCCAAGCTGAGGCTCCCCGACGGTCGCTGGGTCGGGATCGAGCCGCGCTCGGCCGACTCACCGCTCTGGGGAGCGTCGGACCGGCTGTGGCTCCTCGACGCCTCGGGCGCGTTCGTGCCAGCGGAGGAGCTGACCCACTTCCAGTCGGTCGACTACGGCGCCATCGGCGCGATCCCGCCGCTCGCGGATCCACGACGGCTCCCTCCCGGCGCCGGGACCGCCGTCCTGAACTTTCTGGCCTGCCTCCTCCAGGACCAGGGGACCGCGCGCGTCTTCTACCGTGGCCCCTACGCGACCGAGCAGCTCTTCACCGCGCTGCTGGAATCCTTCCGCTACGATCCCGACGCCTCGTCCCCGCTCGCTCGGTTTCTCGATTCGGACCTCCCCTGGACACCCGCGCCGCACGAGCGCCGCTTCCTGGCCGACGGGACGTACGTCCAGCTCCGCGCCGGCGTGGAGAAGGTGGTGTTTCGGGGGAACGCGTACTACCGGCGCCCGTGGCAGGCACTGGTCCGGAGCGAGCCGCGCGTGGTCCGCGACGAAGCGGGGACAGTGGTCTGCTCCCTCTGGGCCCTCGGTACGGCGGTGGAGGATCACCTGATGCTGACCGCCGACGGCGGGCTCGCCCGGGTGGTGCCGATCGACCCGGAGTCGGGACCCTCGGAGCCGCTCGGTCGAGCGTGGCGGACGGCGCTCGGCGCGCTCGTGGCCCATCAGAGCGCTCCAGCCCTGCGCCCCTGGCTCCACGAACCCCTCGAGGCCCTCAGGCTCGAGTGGGGCCCCGTGACCGGAGACCTGCTGGGGCTGGACGGCGACCGCGCCGTGGTGAGCCTCAACCTATCGCGCCTCTTCAGGCGACGGCTCGCCGAATGCGGGACGCGCTCGGAGCGGCTCTCCGTGGCCCTGGCGCTCATCTCGGAAGTCGCGAGGCTCCTGGGCCCCACGCTCCGTCTCACCGCCCAGGGCGCACTCCTCTCGCTCCCCGAGGCCGCCCAGCGCGCGGCTCTCGAGCAGTCGCCACCGGCTCCGTCCCTGAGCGCCGTGGAAGACCTCGCCCAGAGCCTGGCAGACGGCGCGGGGTGTCCGCGGGACTAAAGCTACCCTGCGCTCACTCGCGAGAACCGCCGGGAGCCACGCCAGGACCGCCGCGCGCGGATTCTCGGGGGACGAATGCCAGGCGCGCGTACCGCGCGAGATCGAGGTAGCGCCGCGCCGCCTCCTGGATGTGCTCGCGCGTGACGGCGCGGAGGTTCTCCAGATAGCGCAGCTCGGCCTCCAGGCGCCAGACGGTCTCGGCGTAGCCGTAGGCGTACGCCAGCCCTTCGGCCTTCTCGGTGGCGAAGGCGTGCTGAGACTCGGCGGCGATGAGGGCGCGCTGTCGCTCGGCCTCGCTGACCCCCTCGGTCTGGATCCCGCGGACCTCCTCCAGAATGAGACGCTCCGCCTGCTCCTGATCTCCGGGCTGGAGTTGGGCCGCAACGGCGAAGAGCCCACCGCCCTGGAGCGCCGCGTACGACGCCCGGATCGAGGCGACCACGCGGTGCCGCTCGCGCAGGCTCTGGTGCAAGCGCGAGCTCCGTGAGCCGCCGAGGATCGAGGCCAGCAGGTCCACGGCGAGGGCATCGGGGTGATCCACCCGCGGAGCCGGCCACCCCAGTCCGAGCCACGCCTGCTTCTCGGGTCGCGGGACTTCCTTGCGCCGGCCTTTCTCGACGGGAGGAGGTGCCGGGATCGGCGCGCGCCTGAAGCCAGCCGGCGGAACGCTGCCGAACGCGCGAAGGACGGTGGCGCGTACCGCTTCCGGGTCGACCGCGCCGGCCACGACGACCGCCATGTTCTCAGGGACGTAGTGGCGCGAGTAATAGCCCCGGAGCGTTTCGCGACTGGCTGCTTTCATCGCGGCTTCGGCGCCGAGAACCGGGCGCCCGTAGGGGTGGCTGTCGAAGACCAGGCCGTAGAGCTGGC
Coding sequences within:
- a CDS encoding amidase, translated to MSDDICWLPATELVALIRSRKVSPVEVTDAVLARIERLNPMLNAFCTPTPELARRAAKEAEIAIMKGEPVGLLCGVPVSIKDLVFTRGVRTTGGSRIYADFIPEEDAVAVERLRGAGAVLLGKTNTPEFGHKGVTENPLFGATRNPWNPDRTPGGSSGGAAAAVATGLGPLALGTDGGGSIRIPAAFSGIYGFKPSFGRVPQHPGFPGWETLSHTGPMARTVRDAALMLDAIAGPDERDRHSLPAAPGSYLAACDEPVRGLSVAWSPDLGYAAIDPEVGRIAQAAAAVFESLGCHVEAVNPGWENPEEIFSTLVAAETFAALADKIDAWRDRMDPTLVRFLERGRSVTAVDYIRASHRRTAYWLDVQGFLARFDLLLTPTLAVPPFAIGTLGPREIAGERVSPLGWLPFTYPFNLTGQPAASVPAGFTADRLPVGLQIVGRRYADRTVLAASAAFEAARPWAARRPPIH
- a CDS encoding insulinase family protein codes for the protein MLVRWLSIVALVVQGCSAGVPAVAPPRSSLPVPTRLVLDNGVRLIIQEHRASDVVALHLWVGAGGRDERADELGFSHFVEHMLFKGTTRRGPGFVDRDVEGVGGRTNAGTSLDYTFYYLLLPARHAASGIELLADVAFNSVFDPKEMERERQVIFEEVRLSEDNARRSLMRQLYGLVFDSHPYGRPVLGAEAAMKAASRETLRGYYSRHYVPENMAVVVAGAVDPEAVRATVLRAFGSVPPAGFRRAPIPAPPPVEKGRRKEVPRPEKQAWLGLGWPAPRVDHPDALAVDLLASILGGSRSSRLHQSLRERHRVVASIRASYAALQGGGLFAVAAQLQPGDQEQAERLILEEVRGIQTEGVSEAERQRALIAAESQHAFATEKAEGLAYAYGYAETVWRLEAELRYLENLRAVTREHIQEAARRYLDLARYARLAFVPRESARGGPGVAPGGSRE